A single region of the Nicotiana tabacum cultivar K326 unplaced genomic scaffold, ASM71507v2 Un00353, whole genome shotgun sequence genome encodes:
- the LOC142179101 gene encoding NDR1/HIN1-like protein 13 has protein sequence CNCRRCFCLCCFWSVLIIFSILVLAAIAGAIFYVLYHPQLPSFAISSLKISQFNLTTTSDDTTKLTTKFNITLSTKNKNKKLIYTYDPIVLTAESTNQIVLGNGIFPGFISIPNNVTNIHSTLSMVSQDLDVDSVSTLKSELKRKNGLPVKILLDTKMVVQMDKLKSKKVGIRVTCDNIHGLIPKGKIPTVASITNAKCKFDLRIKILRWTF, from the coding sequence TGCAACTGTCGTAGATGTTTCTGTTTATGTTGCTTCTGGTCTGTACTCATCATTTTCTCCATTCTTGTTCTTGCTGCTATTGCTGGTGCTATTTTTTACGTCCTTTACCACCCTCAACTTCCTTCGTTCGCCATTTCTTCtctcaaaatctcacaatttaaCCTCACTACAACTTCTGACGACACTACAAAACTCACCACTAAATTCAACATCACTCTCTCTacgaaaaataaaaacaagaaacttATTTACACTTATGATCCAATTGTTCTAACAGCAGAATCAACAAACCAAATTGTTCTAGGAAATGGTATTTTTCCAGGATTTATTAGTATACCAAATAATGTTACTAATATACATTCAACATTGTCAATGGTGTCACAAGATCTTGATGTGGATTCAGTTTCAACTTTGAAGTCAGAGCTGAAGAGAAAAAATGGATTGCCAGTGAAGATATTGTTGGATACAAAAATGGTTGTGCAAATGGACAAATTGAAAAGTAAAAAAGTGGGAATTAGAGTAACGTGTGATAATATACATGGACTAATTCCTAAAGGGAAAATTCCAACCGTGGCTTCAATTACTAATGCTAAATGTAAGTTTGATTTGAGAATTAAGATCTTGAGATGGACTTTCTAG